A genomic window from Pantoea alhagi includes:
- the galE gene encoding UDP-glucose 4-epimerase GalE has product MAILVTGGAGYIGSHTVLALLQRGDDVVVMDNLSNASRESINRVEKLAGKKATFVEGDILDRACLRDIFASNSISAVIHFAGLKAVGESTRKPLEYYENNVSGTVVLLEEMRNAGIYNFIFSSSATVYGANAPVPYVETTPIGGTTSPYGTSKLMVEQIMQDYAKADSQFKAIALRYFNPVGAHESGEIGEDPNGIPNNLLPYIAQVAIGRLDKLGIFGADYPTKDGTGVRDYIHVVDLAEGHLKALDHLDQLQGYKAYNLGAGKGYSVMEMVKAFEKASGKPVPFDIKPRRDGDLAAFWADATLADKELNWRVTRGIDEMMRDTWNWQSKNPNGYR; this is encoded by the coding sequence ATGGCTATTTTGGTAACGGGCGGAGCGGGGTACATCGGCTCTCATACGGTGCTGGCGCTGTTGCAGCGTGGCGACGACGTTGTGGTAATGGACAACCTCAGTAATGCTTCGCGGGAATCGATCAACCGCGTAGAGAAACTGGCCGGAAAGAAAGCCACTTTTGTTGAGGGGGATATTCTGGATCGCGCCTGCCTGCGCGACATTTTTGCCAGCAATAGCATTAGTGCCGTTATCCATTTCGCCGGACTGAAAGCCGTAGGCGAATCGACCCGTAAACCGCTGGAATATTATGAAAATAACGTTTCGGGTACGGTAGTGCTGCTGGAAGAGATGCGTAACGCCGGCATTTATAACTTTATCTTTAGTTCTTCCGCCACGGTTTATGGCGCTAACGCGCCGGTGCCTTACGTTGAGACGACCCCTATTGGCGGCACGACCAGCCCTTACGGCACCTCAAAACTGATGGTTGAGCAGATCATGCAGGATTACGCCAAAGCGGACAGCCAGTTTAAGGCGATCGCGCTGCGCTACTTCAATCCGGTAGGTGCTCACGAGTCTGGCGAAATCGGTGAGGATCCTAACGGCATTCCTAATAACCTGCTGCCATATATTGCTCAGGTAGCGATTGGCCGTCTTGATAAGCTCGGTATTTTCGGTGCTGACTACCCTACTAAAGATGGCACCGGCGTACGTGACTATATTCATGTCGTGGATTTAGCGGAAGGCCATTTAAAAGCCCTCGATCACCTGGATCAGTTGCAGGGCTATAAGGCTTATAACCTGGGGGCCGGCAAAGGTTACTCGGTGATGGAGATGGTGAAGGCGTTTGAAAAAGCCTCCGGCAAGCCGGTTCCCTTTGACATTAAACCGCGTCGCGATGGCGACTTAGCCGCCTTCTGGGCTGACGCTACGCTGGCTGATAAAGAACTCAACTGGCGCGTTACGCGCGGTATCGATGAGATGATGCGCGATACCTGGAACTGGCAGTCAAAAAATCCTAACGGCTACCGCTAA
- a CDS encoding lipopolysaccharide biosynthesis protein, which yields MMIKKFIKEIGIFLLASGLSRFLPFLLTPLFTHYIPVNDMGALEVILSIYNIIIIFGMMQMDASMQRYFYENEDVIPASLLLVTAFSLIAMFLVSIFSHFLSIMMFNNGNYTYHIKITALMILVVNVFTISTLVTRYKKGAWSVAAISAVQATSFALLALYLIIYKRMGSLGYITASLMSYVPPTIWALVLLRKDLKTKLTKPTFRKLWRFSWPQFPARIASAFTQYGNRFIILLLFSQASVGVFALASKIASLMFVLLSAFNMVWYPILYKNVKDGKNTNGMDKIFNGVLFFLPLFAIAFYATSYILYNYYIAPSYKEGLPLSYFLIFSVSVLFVKEMVDAGIKIKEKSHYISIIYINSLIFFIASAFILAKMWGLIGIALAAVATNIFMTLYSWYISERLMKMGFKLKYFITFVAVMFAVTIAALRLN from the coding sequence ATGATGATAAAAAAATTCATTAAGGAAATAGGAATATTTTTACTGGCTTCTGGACTTTCAAGATTTTTACCATTTTTATTAACACCACTTTTTACGCACTATATTCCTGTGAATGATATGGGTGCATTGGAAGTCATTCTTTCAATTTATAATATTATTATCATATTTGGAATGATGCAAATGGATGCATCTATGCAGCGTTATTTTTACGAAAATGAAGATGTAATACCTGCTAGCTTGTTATTAGTTACAGCTTTCTCCTTAATAGCCATGTTTTTGGTATCAATCTTTTCACATTTTTTATCTATAATGATGTTTAATAATGGTAATTATACATACCATATTAAAATAACAGCTCTCATGATATTGGTTGTTAATGTTTTTACTATCTCAACTCTTGTGACTCGTTATAAAAAAGGGGCATGGAGTGTAGCAGCAATTAGTGCTGTACAAGCGACATCTTTCGCTTTGTTAGCGTTATATTTAATTATTTATAAGCGCATGGGATCTTTAGGTTATATTACAGCTTCATTAATGTCTTATGTGCCCCCAACAATATGGGCTTTAGTATTGCTACGAAAAGATTTAAAAACAAAGTTAACAAAGCCCACCTTTAGAAAACTTTGGCGCTTTTCATGGCCTCAATTCCCAGCCAGGATTGCTAGTGCTTTTACGCAATATGGAAATAGGTTTATTATTCTGTTACTTTTCTCTCAAGCAAGCGTAGGTGTTTTTGCATTAGCTAGTAAGATAGCTTCGCTAATGTTTGTTTTACTCTCTGCCTTTAATATGGTTTGGTACCCTATTCTTTATAAAAATGTTAAAGATGGTAAGAATACTAACGGAATGGATAAAATTTTTAATGGTGTCCTGTTTTTCTTGCCTTTGTTTGCAATTGCTTTTTATGCAACTAGCTATATATTGTATAATTACTATATAGCACCATCATATAAAGAAGGACTTCCACTATCATATTTTCTAATATTTTCTGTCAGTGTTCTTTTTGTTAAGGAGATGGTAGATGCTGGCATAAAAATAAAAGAAAAATCACATTACATTTCGATAATATACATTAACTCTCTAATTTTCTTTATTGCAAGCGCTTTTATTTTAGCTAAAATGTGGGGTTTGATTGGAATAGCACTTGCTGCCGTAGCAACAAATATATTCATGACTCTGTATTCATGGTATATTTCGGAACGCCTCATGAAGATGGGTTTTAAGTTGAAATATTTTATCACTTTTGTGGCAGTTATGTTTGCTGTAACAATCGCAGCATTAAGGTTAAACTAA
- a CDS encoding glycosyltransferase has protein sequence MRILYTGAFRYPDKDAAGKRVNNIINCLVMSDSIKDIFVAGWEQKEDKNFIPGEKVTHESFSILDKKNNSKIRKVINFAFQGHSLLKWFYNKRHFFDIIILYNPPAFFAALMLIMGKIFNKKLILDSTEWYESEHLPGGRYGMASLENYIRMRYVYPRFKNVMAISSFLEKYYLRCGVKNVIRVPPLAVKSPISFVKSKNELHSELSLLYAGSPGRKDRLDELVYKIINTKNKINESVILHIAGITEEQFYQTSPELKYYQAKIASFVKFYGRIPMSEVLELYRKIDYCIFIRENKRYALAGFPSKVVESLSTDTPIITNPVGDIDEILPHIGIAIDMNKDNIDEELQRAIAKRSDFHGNLTAIFNDNFSVESKKYLIENFIVEKLL, from the coding sequence ATGAGAATTCTCTATACCGGTGCTTTCCGTTATCCTGATAAAGACGCTGCTGGAAAACGGGTGAATAATATTATAAATTGTTTGGTAATGTCGGACAGTATTAAAGATATATTTGTAGCAGGGTGGGAACAAAAAGAAGATAAAAATTTTATTCCTGGAGAGAAAGTTACTCACGAATCTTTTTCAATTCTCGATAAAAAAAATAATTCTAAAATCAGGAAGGTAATTAATTTTGCATTTCAGGGACATTCACTATTAAAGTGGTTTTATAATAAAAGGCATTTTTTCGATATTATTATTCTTTACAATCCCCCAGCATTTTTTGCCGCTTTAATGCTAATCATGGGGAAGATATTTAATAAAAAACTTATTTTAGATAGCACTGAGTGGTATGAAAGTGAGCATCTCCCGGGAGGACGTTATGGAATGGCCTCGCTAGAAAATTATATTAGAATGCGCTACGTTTATCCGCGATTTAAAAATGTCATGGCAATTTCAAGCTTCCTTGAAAAATATTATCTAAGATGTGGTGTAAAAAACGTAATCCGCGTTCCACCTTTGGCTGTAAAAAGTCCTATTTCATTTGTAAAATCAAAAAATGAACTTCACAGTGAGTTGAGTCTCCTTTATGCTGGTTCTCCCGGACGTAAAGATCGGTTGGATGAATTAGTATATAAAATAATTAACACTAAAAATAAAATTAACGAAAGCGTTATATTGCACATTGCTGGGATAACGGAAGAGCAGTTTTATCAAACCAGCCCAGAACTTAAATATTACCAAGCTAAAATAGCTTCATTTGTAAAATTTTATGGCCGCATACCTATGAGTGAAGTGCTTGAGCTATATAGAAAGATCGACTATTGTATTTTTATCAGAGAAAATAAACGTTACGCATTGGCTGGCTTTCCTTCAAAAGTCGTTGAATCATTATCTACAGATACACCAATAATAACAAACCCTGTAGGAGATATTGATGAAATATTACCACATATAGGCATAGCCATAGATATGAATAAAGATAATATTGATGAGGAATTACAAAGAGCTATTGCAAAAAGAAGTGACTTCCATGGTAATTTAACAGCTATATTTAATGATAATTTTTCAGTGGAATCAAAAAAATATTTGATTGAAAATTTCATTGTTGAAAAATTATTGTGA
- a CDS encoding glycosyltransferase, giving the protein MKKIILNCTTNNTGGAIQNAVNFINEIINNDGFGFDWYFFLSPEVAVQVKVLIPDEKFFISNKSPAQSFVWRKKIYDKANEIEPDLIYTSAGPAYVNFKQTHIMGCSNPYILGATKESLRKHGGLVKRLIRRVHTIYQRHYIRKAKCWIVQTEESKRQLKKIVGKRGNIFIVYNAISAMFFEAQQANKTTEGFYSDVSNELSTKQIKILVPSAWYAHKDLETVPSIIKMLIQRFQLELKVTFTIDTLHWNNIKEMATQLGVEKYICNYGPFSRKEAVHLYLEHDVILQPSLLEVFSTSYIESMAVKKPLVVPFLPFSKDICGEYAYYYVCNDYNTYVNSIISAIKREDFTKKIISGNNILQKYGTQQKRTENMISIIKSLLA; this is encoded by the coding sequence ATGAAAAAAATAATACTTAATTGCACTACAAATAATACAGGTGGTGCAATACAAAATGCTGTAAACTTTATAAATGAAATAATAAATAATGATGGTTTTGGTTTTGATTGGTATTTTTTCCTTAGCCCAGAAGTAGCTGTGCAAGTTAAGGTTTTAATACCTGATGAAAAGTTTTTTATCTCAAATAAATCACCAGCTCAATCCTTTGTATGGCGTAAAAAAATATATGATAAGGCGAATGAAATTGAGCCAGATTTAATTTATACCTCGGCTGGGCCAGCATACGTAAACTTTAAACAAACACATATAATGGGATGCAGTAACCCATATATTTTAGGAGCTACCAAAGAGTCATTACGTAAACATGGAGGTTTGGTAAAGCGATTGATAAGAAGGGTTCATACAATTTATCAAAGGCATTACATTAGAAAAGCCAAGTGCTGGATAGTTCAAACTGAAGAATCTAAACGACAATTAAAAAAGATCGTTGGTAAACGTGGAAATATTTTTATTGTATATAATGCTATATCAGCTATGTTTTTTGAGGCTCAACAGGCTAATAAAACAACGGAAGGGTTTTATTCAGATGTTTCAAACGAGCTTTCAACGAAACAAATAAAAATATTGGTACCTAGCGCGTGGTATGCTCATAAAGACTTAGAAACAGTTCCTTCGATTATTAAAATGCTGATACAAAGATTTCAGCTGGAATTGAAGGTAACTTTTACAATCGACACTCTACACTGGAATAATATCAAAGAAATGGCAACGCAATTAGGCGTTGAAAAGTACATATGTAATTATGGCCCTTTTTCTCGAAAAGAAGCAGTACATTTGTATTTGGAGCATGATGTTATTTTGCAGCCTAGTCTTCTTGAAGTTTTCTCTACAAGTTATATAGAGTCTATGGCTGTTAAAAAACCTTTAGTGGTGCCTTTTTTGCCCTTTTCCAAAGATATCTGTGGTGAATATGCTTATTACTATGTTTGTAATGATTACAATACATATGTTAATTCGATTATTTCCGCGATAAAAAGGGAAGATTTCACAAAAAAAATTATTTCAGGAAACAATATCTTGCAAAAATATGGTACGCAACAAAAAAGAACTGAAAACATGATCAGTATTATAAAAAGCCTATTGGCTTAA
- the fnlA gene encoding UDP-N-acetylglucosamine 4,6-dehydratase/5-epimerase produces the protein MFNNKVLLITGGTGSFGNAVLNRFLETDIKEIRIFSRDEKKQDDMRKKYNSAKLKFYIGDVRDYASVLNASRGVDYIYHAAALKQVPSCEFHPMEAVKTNVLGTENVLEAAIANEVKRVVCLSTDKAVYPINAMGISKAMMEKVMVAKSRNVDSAKTVICGTRYGNVMASRGSVIPLFVDLIRTGKPITITDPNMTRFMMTLEDAVDLVLYAFEHGSNGDIFVQKAPAATIETLTIALKELLDVAEHQVNIIGTRHGEKLFEALLSREEMIAAEDMGDYYRVPPDLRDLNYGKYVEQGDTRISEIADYNSHNTQRLDVEGMKGLLLKLPFIRALQAGEEYDLDA, from the coding sequence ATGTTTAATAATAAGGTTTTGCTAATTACTGGTGGTACGGGATCGTTTGGTAATGCTGTACTTAATCGCTTCCTTGAAACTGATATTAAAGAAATCCGCATTTTTTCGCGTGATGAGAAAAAACAAGATGATATGCGTAAAAAATATAATAGCGCAAAACTAAAATTTTATATAGGTGATGTACGCGATTATGCTAGTGTCCTTAACGCTTCGCGCGGTGTCGATTACATCTATCATGCAGCAGCATTAAAGCAGGTTCCCTCCTGTGAGTTTCATCCGATGGAAGCGGTAAAAACCAATGTGCTTGGAACGGAAAATGTCCTTGAAGCAGCGATTGCCAATGAAGTTAAACGTGTTGTTTGCCTGAGTACTGATAAGGCTGTTTATCCCATCAACGCAATGGGCATTTCTAAAGCCATGATGGAAAAAGTGATGGTGGCAAAGTCACGTAATGTTGATAGTGCAAAAACTGTTATTTGTGGCACTCGTTACGGTAACGTAATGGCATCTCGTGGATCGGTTATTCCTTTATTTGTCGACCTTATTCGAACCGGTAAACCAATCACTATTACCGATCCTAATATGACACGTTTTATGATGACACTTGAAGATGCTGTAGATTTGGTGCTATATGCATTTGAGCATGGCAGTAATGGCGACATCTTTGTGCAAAAAGCACCCGCTGCGACTATTGAAACATTAACTATTGCCCTAAAAGAGCTCTTGGACGTTGCTGAACATCAAGTTAATATTATCGGTACCCGTCATGGTGAAAAGCTTTTTGAAGCGTTGCTTAGCCGTGAAGAAATGATCGCTGCTGAGGATATGGGCGACTATTATCGCGTTCCACCTGATTTACGTGACCTTAACTATGGTAAATACGTTGAGCAAGGCGATACGCGAATCTCAGAAATCGCTGATTATAATTCGCATAATACTCAACGTTTGGATGTTGAAGGTATGAAAGGGTTATTGCTCAAACTGCCGTTTATTCGAGCATTACAAGCTGGTGAAGAATACGATCTGGATGCGTAA
- the wbjC gene encoding UDP-2-acetamido-2,6-beta-L-arabino-hexul-4-ose reductase — translation MNILVTGADGFIGKNLCLRLTEAGYNNIIKVTRSTNEQQLADGLAQADFVFHLAGINRPKDESEFETGNSDFTKKIVALLADKAVKTPIMLSSSTQAARDNAYGRSKALAEEWIAQYGNSCGARYYIYRLPNVFGKWCKPGYNSFVATFCHNLANGMDITIHDSEAEVTMIYIDDFCEEMLRLLHGVKANGFHQIAPEYKVTVGYVADMLRSFKLSRDTLVTEEVGKGFTRALYSTWLSYFKPEDFSYRLPSYSDTRGVFCEMLKTPSAGQFSFFSAHPGVTRGGHYHHTKNEKFLVIKGRARFKFEHVITGEKYELVTSSDQFQVVETVPGWSHDITNIGSDELLVMLWANEIFDRDAPDTIARAL, via the coding sequence ATGAATATTTTAGTGACCGGCGCCGATGGCTTTATAGGTAAAAATCTTTGTCTAAGGCTTACTGAAGCTGGCTATAACAATATCATTAAAGTCACACGCTCAACGAATGAACAACAGCTTGCGGACGGATTAGCACAGGCTGATTTCGTTTTTCACCTGGCGGGAATTAACCGTCCGAAAGATGAAAGCGAGTTCGAAACAGGCAATAGCGACTTTACAAAAAAAATTGTCGCTTTGTTAGCTGATAAAGCTGTTAAAACGCCGATAATGCTAAGCTCTTCTACGCAGGCGGCACGTGATAATGCATACGGACGTAGTAAAGCGCTTGCTGAAGAGTGGATCGCTCAATACGGTAACAGCTGCGGTGCCAGATATTATATTTATCGACTTCCTAACGTTTTCGGTAAATGGTGTAAGCCGGGCTATAATTCTTTTGTGGCAACGTTTTGTCATAATCTGGCTAACGGCATGGATATTACCATTCATGACTCCGAAGCTGAAGTTACAATGATTTATATAGATGATTTTTGCGAAGAAATGTTGCGCCTGCTTCATGGTGTAAAAGCAAACGGCTTTCATCAAATTGCTCCCGAATATAAGGTTACTGTTGGATATGTTGCCGATATGCTTCGCTCATTTAAGCTTAGCAGAGATACATTGGTAACCGAAGAGGTTGGAAAAGGCTTTACGCGCGCGCTCTATTCAACATGGCTCAGCTATTTCAAACCTGAAGACTTTAGCTATCGCCTGCCTTCCTATAGTGATACCCGTGGCGTATTTTGCGAGATGCTTAAAACTCCGTCTGCTGGGCAGTTTTCTTTTTTTTCTGCTCACCCGGGCGTTACGCGAGGCGGACATTATCATCATACGAAAAATGAAAAATTCCTTGTTATTAAAGGCCGGGCGCGTTTTAAATTTGAGCATGTCATTACGGGTGAAAAATATGAGTTGGTCACCTCTTCAGACCAGTTTCAGGTAGTTGAAACTGTGCCCGGCTGGTCCCATGATATTACTAATATCGGTAGCGATGAATTGTTAGTCATGCTTTGGGCCAATGAAATATTTGATCGCGATGCCCCTGATACCATAGCGAGAGCTTTATAA
- the wecB gene encoding non-hydrolyzing UDP-N-acetylglucosamine 2-epimerase, with protein sequence MKKLKIVSVVGTRPEIIRLSRVLAKLDLYCEHIIVHTGQNYDYELNEVFFNDLGVRKPDYFLNAAGKSAAETIGQVIIKVDAVLAEVEPEAMLVLGDTNSCISALPAKRRKIPIFHMEAGNRCFDQRVPEETNRRIVDHTADVNLTYSDIARDYLLAEGLPADRIIKTGSPMYEVLTHYMPQIDASDVLTRLNLKAGEFFVVSAHREENVDAPKQLAKLAAILNTVAEQYNLPVIVSTHPRTRHRIEENGITFHANIQLLKPLGFHDYNHLQKNARAVLSDSGTITEESSIMNFPALNIREAHERPEGFEEASVMMVGLEVDRVLQALEILATQPRGEERLLRQVADYSMPNVSDKVVRIVHSYTDYIKRVVWKQY encoded by the coding sequence ATGAAAAAACTAAAAATTGTTTCCGTCGTCGGCACTCGCCCTGAAATCATTCGTCTCTCTCGCGTTCTGGCTAAGCTCGATCTCTATTGCGAACATATTATTGTTCACACCGGCCAGAACTACGATTACGAGTTAAACGAAGTCTTTTTTAACGATCTGGGCGTGCGTAAACCCGACTACTTTCTTAATGCCGCCGGGAAAAGCGCAGCAGAGACCATCGGTCAGGTGATTATTAAAGTTGACGCCGTGCTGGCTGAGGTCGAGCCTGAAGCGATGCTGGTGCTGGGCGATACCAACTCCTGTATTTCGGCGCTGCCCGCCAAGCGTCGTAAAATCCCTATCTTCCATATGGAAGCCGGGAATCGCTGTTTCGATCAACGCGTGCCGGAAGAGACTAACCGCCGCATTGTCGATCACACCGCGGATGTTAATCTGACCTATAGCGATATCGCGCGCGATTATCTGCTGGCAGAAGGCCTGCCAGCTGACCGCATTATCAAAACCGGCAGCCCGATGTATGAAGTGCTTACCCACTATATGCCGCAAATCGACGCCTCTGATGTGCTCACCAGACTTAATCTGAAAGCTGGCGAGTTCTTCGTCGTGAGCGCGCATCGCGAAGAAAACGTCGATGCGCCGAAACAGCTGGCCAAACTGGCGGCGATACTGAATACGGTGGCCGAACAATATAACCTGCCGGTTATTGTCTCCACGCATCCGCGTACTCGTCACCGCATCGAAGAAAACGGCATTACTTTCCATGCCAATATCCAGCTGCTGAAACCGTTAGGGTTCCACGACTATAACCATCTGCAGAAAAATGCCCGCGCGGTGCTGTCTGATAGCGGCACCATCACGGAGGAATCCTCTATCATGAACTTCCCGGCGCTGAATATTCGTGAAGCGCATGAGCGTCCGGAAGGGTTCGAAGAGGCCTCGGTGATGATGGTCGGACTGGAGGTCGATCGTGTGTTGCAGGCGCTGGAGATTCTGGCGACACAGCCGCGCGGTGAAGAGCGTCTTTTACGTCAGGTAGCGGATTACAGTATGCCGAACGTCTCTGACAAAGTGGTCAGGATTGTGCATTCCTATACTGACTATATTAAGCGGGTTGTCTGGAAACAGTATTAA
- a CDS encoding glycosyltransferase family 4 protein, with translation MNLVLIIDDYLPHSTRVGAKMFHELAVELHLRGHRITVITPDFRQKAALSFDEIDGITVWRFKSGPIKDVGKICRASNETLLSYRAWGAISHLVKPETFDGIIYYSPSIFWGRLVKHIKQRCRCPAYLVLRDLFPQWVIDAGIMKKRSPIAKYFRYFERDAYRQATRIGLMSDKNLQLFRSLHPNYPCEVLRNWADLQPVKKASADYLSVRQRLGLQDKVIYFYGGNIGHAQDMANLMRLARSMQQEEKAHFLFIGQGDEVQLINQLAQQWGLNNFSYLSSVSQDEFRHILADVDIGLFSLSAQHTAHNFPGKLLGYMVESLPILGSVNQGNDLQEIINQHHAGFIHINGEDEKLLSSAKALYHDISLRRKMGRSAYTLLCKEFSVTSVAQLIEKSLEDNHASV, from the coding sequence ATGAATCTGGTTTTAATCATTGATGATTATTTACCCCATAGTACGCGTGTTGGGGCAAAGATGTTCCACGAGTTAGCCGTTGAGCTTCATCTTCGTGGGCATCGCATTACGGTTATTACACCTGACTTTCGCCAAAAAGCTGCGTTATCGTTTGATGAGATCGACGGCATTACTGTGTGGCGTTTTAAAAGCGGACCCATTAAAGATGTGGGAAAAATCTGCCGCGCCAGTAATGAAACGCTGCTTTCATACCGGGCGTGGGGTGCAATAAGTCATCTGGTTAAACCGGAAACTTTTGATGGTATCATCTACTATTCGCCCTCTATATTTTGGGGGCGTTTGGTGAAGCATATTAAGCAGCGCTGCCGCTGCCCGGCCTATTTAGTGTTGCGCGATCTCTTCCCGCAATGGGTAATAGATGCCGGCATAATGAAAAAAAGGTCGCCGATCGCAAAATATTTTCGTTATTTTGAGCGCGACGCTTACCGTCAGGCGACACGCATCGGTCTGATGTCTGATAAAAATCTGCAGCTGTTTCGCTCGCTGCACCCAAACTACCCCTGCGAAGTGTTACGCAACTGGGCAGATTTGCAGCCGGTTAAAAAAGCGAGCGCAGACTATCTCTCTGTGCGGCAGCGGCTAGGGTTGCAGGATAAAGTCATCTATTTCTACGGCGGCAATATCGGCCACGCGCAGGATATGGCGAATTTAATGCGTCTGGCCCGCAGTATGCAGCAGGAAGAAAAGGCCCATTTTCTTTTTATTGGCCAGGGCGATGAAGTTCAATTAATTAATCAGTTGGCGCAGCAATGGGGGCTAAATAACTTCAGTTATTTATCTTCGGTCAGTCAGGATGAGTTCCGACATATTCTTGCCGATGTTGATATTGGTCTGTTTTCGCTTTCTGCACAACATACGGCGCATAATTTCCCAGGTAAATTATTGGGTTATATGGTTGAGTCATTACCCATTCTGGGCAGCGTTAATCAGGGTAACGATCTGCAGGAAATTATCAATCAGCACCATGCCGGATTTATTCATATTAATGGCGAGGATGAGAAACTACTTTCATCGGCTAAAGCGCTTTATCATGATATTAGCTTACGCAGAAAAATGGGGCGCAGCGCCTATACATTATTGTGCAAAGAATTTTCTGTTACCTCAGTCGCGCAATTAATTGAAAAAAGTCTTGAGGATAATCATGCGTCTGTTTGA
- a CDS encoding WbuC family cupin fold metalloprotein, translating into MRLFDKKMIMDLYQEAERSERKRSHFLLHKSHSETVQRLLIALVEGSFVEPHYHELANQWEMFIVMRGQLRIKLYDNQGNVVNDFIAGPELPVSVVEFQPGDIHSVECISEQALMMEIKEGPFNPEFAKTFPKWQAV; encoded by the coding sequence ATGCGTCTGTTTGATAAGAAAATGATAATGGATTTATATCAGGAAGCAGAAAGGTCGGAACGTAAACGTTCACATTTTCTGTTACATAAATCTCATAGCGAGACGGTGCAGCGTTTGCTAATCGCACTGGTAGAAGGCAGTTTTGTTGAGCCGCATTACCATGAACTGGCGAATCAGTGGGAAATGTTTATTGTTATGCGCGGGCAGCTAAGAATAAAACTGTATGACAACCAGGGAAACGTGGTTAACGATTTTATCGCGGGGCCTGAATTACCAGTTTCGGTGGTTGAATTCCAGCCGGGCGATATTCACAGCGTGGAATGCATTTCTGAACAGGCATTAATGATGGAAATTAAAGAGGGTCCGTTCAACCCTGAATTTGCTAAGACCTTTCCGAAATGGCAGGCTGTTTGA